Proteins from one Drosophila gunungcola strain Sukarami chromosome 2R unlocalized genomic scaffold, Dgunungcola_SK_2 000012F, whole genome shotgun sequence genomic window:
- the LOC128255781 gene encoding LOW QUALITY PROTEIN: protein phtf (The sequence of the model RefSeq protein was modified relative to this genomic sequence to represent the inferred CDS: inserted 1 base in 1 codon; deleted 1 base in 1 codon), giving the protein MKLDEIVAWYQKKIGTYDKQEWEKTVEQRILDGFNNVNLKNTKLKTELIDVDLVRGSTFPKAKPKQSLLTVIRLAILRYVLLPLYAQWWVKQTTPNAFGFILILYLTQLSNWAIYVLHSSRIVPSVYDKPSNGTLLHAEAAGDGSDGDADKQTEEHVDLLSALLIPCALSLLISLIHSQIVATNTATGGSGGTSKNKLRRISVSCVGDKASNREHRVRRRKKFVRIRPMEADLSQASSNISIPTRRNTASAIEVLPRPVTPLASPTSTCGTVVPDPILLATPPPVLIRRSNEEETYLTTTAISALPQPLAVTDARFDLSRQTGGAAPESPKKRNVNWHTPIQIYATYERTEQPSSSGVGGENQMEAEGESSVGCPRTAYQSRRSIGEDDGFESLNGKSSSGEDNNHSPLPNSGAVAVPPVPVQTNQLRLRLNTANSSSNTAPPPAEKKAQSRGNESTSSCAESDECDDADIISSPASACNQECTTSATDWLGVTTNSEDCSYTSDLDHSDGGLKHTACSDEDPGELDITPTTILNPHSSLDRISCTIWDQRDAKKAQLSVLEIASCIIERVDSMGEANDYIYIGVVFXFLLTLIPIFCRLCEVTLGSDAEKASEISYLYMPQLLWEKSSSSFFTLLGFAFGDTQWERTVLALGFVQRLCLTSILFIIFAVAERTFKQRFLYAKLFSHLTSSRRARKSNLPHFRLNKVRNIKTWLSVRSYLKKRGPQRSVDIIVSAAFIVTLLLLAFLSVEWLKDSVHLHTHLTLEALMWSITIGIFLLRFMTLGQKIQHKYRSVSVLITEQINLYLQIEQKPKKKDELMVSNSVLKLAADLLKELETPFKISGLSANPYLFTTIKVVILSALSGVLSEVLGFKLKLHKIKIK; this is encoded by the exons ATGAAATTGGATGAAATTGTTGCATG GTACCAGAAGAAAATCGGCACCTATGACAAGCAAGAATGGGAGAAGACCGTCGAACAGAGGATTTTGGATGGCTTCAACAATGTCAACTTGAAGAACACAAAGCTGAAGACGGAGCTAATTGATGTAGATTTGGTTCGCG GTTCCACCTTCCCCAAAGCCAAGCCCAAGCAGTCACTGCTCACCGTGATCCGTCTGGCCATTCTGCGCTATGTCTTGCTGCCTCTCTATGCGCAGTGGTGGGTCAAGCAGACCACGCCCAACGCCTTTGGCTTCATCCTGATCCTCTACCTCACCCAACTGTCCAACTGGGCCATCTACGTGCTGCATAGTAGTCGCATAGTGCCGTCGGTCTATGACAAGCCGTCGAACGGCACTCTTCTCCATGCAGAGGCAGCTGGAGATGGTTCCGATGGGGATGCGGATAAGCAGACCGAGGAGCACGTCGACCTGCTTAGCGCCCTGCTCATCCCGTGCGCCCTAAGCCTGCTGATCAGTCTTATCCACTCGCAGATCGTAGCGACCAACACCGCCACGGGTGGTTCAGGCGGAACCAGCAAGAATAAGCTGCGGCGAATCTCCGTGAGCTGCGTAGGAGACAAGGCCTCGAACCGCGAGCATCGTGTGCGGCGTCGCAAAAAGTTTGTGCG CATTCGTCCAATGGAAGCGGATTTGTCCCAGGCTAGCAGCAACATTTCAATACCAACCAGACGCAATACAGCCAGTGCCATCGAAGTGCTACCCAGACCCGTCACACCTTTGGCCTCGCCCACAAGCACCTGTGGCACCGTGGTGCCCGATCCCATCCTGCTGGCCACACCACCCCCCGTCTTAATCAGGCGAAGCAACGAGGAGGAGACTTATCTGACCACCACTGCCATCAGCGCACTACCGCAACCGCTGGCCGTCACAGACGCGCGCTTCGATCTCAGCAGGCAGACGGGCGGAGCGGCCCCCGAAAGCCCCAAAAAGCGCAACGTCAACTGGCACACGCCCATTCAGATCTACGCCACATACGAGCGCACCGAGCAGCCTTCCTCTAGTGGGGTTGGCGGAGAAAATCAAATGGAAGCGGAAGGAGAAAGCAGTGTGGGGTGTCCAAGAACCGCCTACCAGTCGCGCCGCAGTATTGGCGAGGATGATGGCTTCGAAAGCCTGAACGGAAAGAGCTCCAGCGGCGAGGACAACAACCACTCGCCTCTGCCTAATAGTGGGGCTGTTGCCGTGCCCCCAGTTCCTGTCCAGACCAATCAATTGCGTCTGCGTCTTAACACTGCAAACAGCAGCTCCAACactgctcctcctccagcgGAGAAGAAGGCGCAGTCGCGCGGCAACGAGTCCACCTCTAGTTGCGCCGAGTCGGACGAGTGCGATGATGCGGACATCATATCCAGTCCTGCATCGGCCTGCAACCAGGAGTGCACCACCTCTGCCACCGACTGGCTGGGGGTGACTACGAACAGCGAGGACTGCAGCTACACCTCCGACCTTGACCACTCCGATGGCGGTTTGAAGCACACGGCCTGCAGCGACGAGGATCCTGGTGAGCTGGATATCACGCCCACCACCATACTTAACCCCCACAGCAGCCTGGACCGAA TTAGCTGCACAATTTGGGATCAGCGCGACGCCAAAAAGGCGCAGCTTTCCGTACTGGAGATAGCTTCTTGCATAATTGAACGCGTGGACTCGATGGGCGAGGCCAACGACTACATCTACATAGGCGTGGTGT TCTTTTTGCTCACACTAATTCCCATCTTCTGCCGACTCTGCGAG GTCACACTCGGTAGCGACGCAGAGAAAGCCAGTGAGATTAGCTACCTTTACATGCCGCAGCTACTGTGGGAGAAGTCGTCGTCCTCGTTTTTCACCCTGCTAGGCTTTGCCTTCGGCGATACTCAGTGGGAGCGCACCGTCCTGGCCCTTGGCTTTGTGCAGCGTCTTTGCCTGACCAGCATCCTGTTCATTATATTCGCCGTTGCAGAACGCACCTTCAAGCAGCGCTTCCTTTACGCCAAACTCTTCTCCCATCTGACGTCATCACGTCGGGCTCGCAAGTCAAATCTGCCGCACTTCCGCCTGAACAAGGTGCGCAACATCAAGACCTGGTTGAGCGTACGG TCCTATCTGAAG AAACGCGGACCGCAGCGATCGGTGGATATCATCGTTTCCGCAGCCTTCATAGTGACCCTTTTGCTGCTGGCCTTCCTAAGCGTCGAGTGGCTGAAGGACTCGGTGCACCTGCACACGCACCTTACGCTGGAGGCCCTCATGTGGTCAATCACAATCGGGATCTTCTTGCTGCGATTCATGACACTGGGCCAGAAGATCCAGCACAAGTACCGTAGCGTGTCGGTGCTGATCACAGAACAAATCAACCTGTATCTGCAAATCGAGCAGAAGCCCAAGAAGAAGGACGAGCTGATGGTGTCAAACAGCGTGCTCAAGCTGGCCGCCGATCTGCTGAAGGAACTCGAAACGCCATTCAAGATCTCTGGCCTCAGTGCCAACCCATATCTATTCACAACCATCAAGGTTGTCATCCTGTCGGCCCTTTCGGGCGTGCTAAGCGAGGTTTTGGGCTTCAAGCTGAAGCTCCACAAAATCAAGATCAAGTGA
- the LOC128255716 gene encoding E3 SUMO-protein ligase ZBED1-like yields the protein MEKKYEKSSNRKQQLDSALFYYITSDLRPFTVVENKGFRNFVNLLDPRYELPSRTTLRNVSMANAYEEKKARLYAFLQDVKHCAITSDCWTSRANECYVTVTCHFITADFELRNAVLSTENLLDERSHSSESIANSIRTVLEEWSLLGKVTAMVTDNAKNMIKACEILQIRHIPCFAHSINLTVQDCLASEKIKPILEKCKRIVTFFKSSTIAYAKFREAQECERPYSLKQECPTRWNSAYYMVERILNTKVAIASVLLNTPKGLMPLTSDEISILEDLKEILSPFEHATVHTSASTYVTVSSVIPVICGILHNLNSTKTKLQTKVGRDVCDDILQGVNTRLVPYKIVR from the coding sequence ATGGAGAAAAAGTACGAAAAGTCGTCGAACCGAAAACAACAATTGGACAGTGCCTTGTTCTATTATATTACATCAGACTTGCGCCCTTTCACAGTGGTGGAAAATAAAGGCTTCCGCAATTTTGTAAACCTCCTCGATCCAAGGTATGAATTGCCTTCACGTACGACCTTAAGAAATGTTTCGATGGCAAATGCATACGAAGAAAAGAAGGCCAGGTTGTACGCCTTTTTACAAGACGTCAAGCACTGTGCAATCACTTCAGATTGCTGGACGTCAAGGGCCAACGAGTGCTACGTTACTGTGACGTGCCATTTTATAACAGCGGATTTCGAATTGCGCAACGCTGTTTTGTCCACAGAAAACCTCCTCGACGAAAGGAGCCATTCTTCCGAGAGTATTGCAAACTCAATACGCACAGTACTCGAGGAATGGAGCCTTTTAGGAAAGGTCACCGCTATGGTCACAGATAACGCCAAAAACATGATAAAAGCATGTGAGATACTGCAAATAAGACATATTCCATGCTTTGCgcattcaattaatttgaCTGTCCAGGACTGTTTGGCTTCAGAAAAAATTAAGCCCATTCTTGAAAAGTGTAAGCGCattgttactttttttaaaagtagcACAATTGCGTATGCCAAGTTTAGAGAGGCCCAGGAATGCGAACGTCCCTATAGTCTTAAACAAGAATGCCCTACACGGTGGAACAGCGCCTATTATATGGTGGAAAGAATTTTAAACACAAAGGTTGCCATCGCAAGTGTGCTTTTAAACACGCCCAAAGGGCTAATGCCCCTAACTTCAGATGAAATATCCATTCTGGAGGACCTTAAGGAAATACTGTCACCGTTTGAGCACGCAACGGTGCACACATCCGCCAGTACTTATGTCACAGTGTCTTCAGTGATTCCGGTTATTTGTGGaattttacacaatttaaactccacaaaaaccaaactccagACTAAGGTGGGTCGAGATGTCTGTGATGACATACTTCAAGGGGTCAATACAAGATTGGTCCCCTATAAAATCGTACGGTAA